A genome region from Macrobrachium rosenbergii isolate ZJJX-2024 chromosome 42, ASM4041242v1, whole genome shotgun sequence includes the following:
- the LOC136828450 gene encoding gastrula zinc finger protein XlCGF57.1-like, whose amino-acid sequence MDLELRLEDCVKMAVENLLSFSLIRPKAENMETHQGGPTSNSSSFLDSSVQVKTEPVHVQPDEIHSGSSCMSVEDVIDPLNCEEECGNDTGEGNSHLQTAARGIFHESHTRNNKELMLEDFSQTVDMGGKLLSCLECGKKFSQNSHLKRHIRTHTKEKPFSCTDCGSGFPSSGDLKRHRRTHTGEKPFSCTECQSSFSNSTHLKTHMRTHTGEKPFSCSECQSTFSRAGSLKIHMRIHTGEKPFTCTECHSSFSESGHLRRHMRTHTGEKPFSCPECQSTFSQSSHLKIHMVTHTGEKPYTCPECQTSFAQSSNLRMHMKTHTGEKPFGCTQCKSRFANSAHLKIHMRIHTGEKPFSCTECRSSFSRSSHLKRHMRTHTGEKPFTCTECQSDFSL is encoded by the coding sequence ATGGATTTGGAGCTGCGTCTTGAAGACTGCGTGAAAATGGCGGTTGAAAActtattgtcattttctttaataagacCAAAAGCTGAAAATATGGAGACACATCAAGGTGGACCCACAAGCAATAGCTCTTCATTTTTAGATTCCTCTGTACAAGTCAAAACTGAACCAGTGCATGTTCAGCCTGATGAAATACATTCAGGCAGTTCATGCATGTCTGTAGAAGATGTAATTGACCCACTAAATTGTGAAGAGGAATGTGGAAATGATACTGGGGAAGGAAATTCTCATTTGCAAACAGCTGCCAGAGGCATTTTTCATGAAAGTCACACAAGAAACAACAAAGAACTTATGCTTGAGGACTTTTCGCAGACAGTTGATATGGGAGGAAAGTTATTATCCTGTTTGGAAtgtggaaaaaagttttctcaGAACAGTCATCTTaaaagacacattagaactcataCAAAAGAGAAGCCTTTCTCTTGCACAGACTGTGGAAGCGGATTTCCTTCCTCCGGTGACTTGAAAAGGCACAGGAGAACTCACACAGGTGAGAAGCCATTCTCTTGCACTGAATGCCAAAGTAGTTTCTCTAACTCGACACATCTCAAAActcacatgagaactcatacaggagaaaaGCCATTCTCTTGCAGTGAATGTCAGAGTACATTTTCACGAGCAGGTAGCTTAAAAATCCACATGAGAATCCACACTGGAGAAAAACCATTTACTTGCACTGAATGTCATAGTAGTTTTTCTGAGTCAGGTCATTTGAGAAGGcatatgagaactcatacaggagagaagccttTCAGCTGCCCCGAATGCCAAAGTACGTTTTCTCAGTCGAGTCATCTGAAAATACACATGGtgactcatacaggagagaagccttATACTTGCCCAGAATGTCAGACTAGTTTTGCTCAGTCCAGTAACCTCAGAATGCACATGAAGACTCATACTGGGGAAAAGCCATTTGGATGCACTCAGTGTAAAAGTAGGTTTGCTAATTCTGCTCATCTCAAAATCCACATGAGAATTCACACGGGAGAGAAACCATTTTCTTGCACAGAATGCCGTAGCAGTTTCTCTCGCTCAAGTCATCTCAAAAGGCACATGAGAACCCACACAGGAGAAAAGCCTTTTACTTGCACTGAATGTcaaagtgatttctctctctga